From Oreochromis niloticus isolate F11D_XX linkage group LG15, O_niloticus_UMD_NMBU, whole genome shotgun sequence:
CAATAGTTATGTGCAGAAGTTTCAGCAGTAATAAGTACTAGATTCATACTTGTACCTGTGAAtttttacaagtacaaaacataATGATTTAGATATAGGCAATGAACACCATCATGAACAGAAGAGCTGCGTTCAAACATActatttttaagtgtttttaagTGTGTGTTATGTAATGCTGGAAACTGCACTGCAATGTCTTTGATTTGCATTCTAATATACTGAGAGGCACTTAATTTTCTGCATTCTGGtgatttttttgcactaatTTGTATGTTGTCTGCATAAATTACACAGGAAATGCCTTTAATCAATTTATTTCTGCAAgactaaaaaaaacagaacaataaagCACTAGAAGATAACTGAATATATAAAGTAATATAATGCAGTCAGGCTCTCTGGTATTCTGTTTCACTTTCAAATGATTACTCTCTCCACTTTCCTCGTGTTTGTGTGCTGCTGAATCAGCACAAATACAGGCAGGATTTACTCGTCTGTCCTTCCTTTGGATTACTCTGTTCCAGTTTTGAGTCTGTGTGTAATTGCCTGGCAAGTTTGTGTAATtgcattttattaacaggctgATTAAATACTCATTAGGCACCTCTTCAGCTCTCTTAAAAATTAAAtcatttcatacatttttatatcCTGGACTTTAATAGCTTAAATATATTTCAACAAGACATCTGCTCATGTTTGCTCATTCTAAAAAATCAGCCTGCTGAAAGCTAAAAGATATGACGCATTACCTTAAGATTAGTTAACCACTACCAACCCCAGGTTATAAACAATAGgctcaaaaactcaaaacaggaGTAATTAcagtcctgttttatttttatttttggaggAGAGTGGGGGGTATCAAAAAGATCAGAATACATCAGAAGAGATCAGAATTTACTATGATACAAAGGCAATCTTGGTACGCAGAAATAATAAAGATATGCACCAAAACCTCCTCATGGTTGCTGGATGGATAAAACTTAACCACACTGACAAAGACTAACACTGAGGACATGTCCTGTTTAATTTACCTGTATTTTTGACTTCCTTAGTCttacataataaacacaaaacagaacatgtttttacatttttctttaagtCTAGTTAATATTATTACCCTTTCTCTTAACTTTATCATTTTGTCACACCTAGTTTTAGTCAATCCAATAAATTTGCTCACTGAATAATTTTATGCCTAATAAAATCTACAGCTAAATCTGCTGAGAGTTATTTCCATTAGTTTATTATCCTCATTTTGTAATAATGAGGGATGAGTCTCTCATTCTACGCCCACCTAAATATCCATTTAAGCCAAGATGTAGACGGACAGTACACTGTTCTGCTTATAGTTTATTATATAGAGAGATTTGTATGTAACAGGTCCAATTGCTGAGCCACATacttaaaatgtttaatgacCATGACATGAAGCACACTCGTTCATACGTACATTTTACAGTGATATTTTGAAGCCAGAAAGCCTGCAAAGCCAAAGGCACGTCGAGCGTCATGGAAACAATTTTATCCCGATCCTAGGAGGCGGCTGAGGTTGTGTGAGCTTTTAAATATCAAGCTAGCAGCAGCGGCAGAGGGGGTTGGGGACGACCTGTGCGACAAATACAGTTCGAGCCTCTAATAATACTTCTTAATACCCCTCATGAATAGTAGCAAATAGTGAGCCCAACCGGCTAAAATATACACGTAAAGGCATAGAGGGCCCCGTCTAATTCCTGGAACTTCCAGGGCAGGTATGACAGAATTACGCTATGTTGCtaattttttaaagaacagtctaacataaacaaatttcaaagacacatttaatgatattttcctaattgaaaatataaacagaataaaCTTAAGTGACAAGCGTGTGATTAAGCTAAACGTTAGTCATCCAAGAAAGGGGCGTTTCTGTAGGTTTTTAACGCTTCTGGAATGACTTACTTCAAATTGGTGATGCCGGTGAGGTAGATTAAAAAATGATACGGTTTTCGTgattcctaaaaaaaaaaaaaggaaaaaaatagaaaaataaaatatatatatatatacaaaattTCTTGCAACTCTCGTACCTTCGATGGGCTTTGAAATGGCGGCTTAAACAGACATCCCAGGTTGGGATTTCTTTGTGAAGAAACGCTCGCTTTCAAAGTCACGCCCACCAGGAATGAATGTTTAAACTTGATTGGTTCATTGGTACCGTCATTTAGCCCAAGGTTCGCTTTCTGGGATTCTGATTGGTTGACTCGGCTAATGTGCTTCCAATGGTCTCCAGCCTTGAAGACGGTTCAGTAATTAAACGGGCCACACGTTCAACACATTACACACGTTTATTGAGGGGAAAAGCATGACTGTAGAACTAATTTGGATTAAAAAAGCCGGTGAATGCAGAACATTTAGCAGTATACAAATCGACCTGTTTTAGTATttcagaaaaatacaaaattcacACAGCAAAACTGGACGTTACCAATTCTCTTAaattctaaaatataaaaacaggaGGGTAAAAGTATGAATCAAGTACGACGACTCTTCTCCAAATTCTGTCAACATAAACACTGAGTTCGTAATTTCAACAAAAGTATGCCTCATATACAGAAAATATCTGGCAAGTGCAAGTAAAGTAAACAATATTTACATcataactgttaaaaaaaataagaggaAAGTATTAAAAGAAACAGATAAAGAAACTTCACGAAATGTCCAAATACGGTCCATTTTTAGTGCCTTTACGTGCGGCTCAGGAGGTCTGCAAGCTTGTTGATGTATTCAATGGTGTATTTGAGCGTCTGTATCTTGGTCAGGGGCTGCCCTCTCTTGCTGTAGTCCGGCGGCAGGTAGTCCCGAAGCTGGTGCAAAGCCTCTGCGAGGCTCCTCATCCGCATCTTCTCCCGCTCGCTGGCCTTCATGCGTCTTTTGGTGGACATCTTTGGCTTGCTTTGCCTTTGCGCCGGTGGTGCAGTCACTTCTCGGCTCGTGAAGGTGAAGGAGAAGTCTTTGATCTCCCGATGCTGGCTGGAGTAGCACATCTCCGGTGAAGAGCACACCGAGTCCCTCTGTGACTCAGGTGAAGTGGGCTGAGGTGACTCTTGGTTTTCTCCAAAGGCGCTCTCATGGCACTTCCACTCAGACAATATTTCAGCTGTAACCACATCCAGGTTCATGTTGGATATCCAGGCGACCAAGCAGCGACGGATGGCATTCAGTGTTTCGGCAGGGAGAGTGTGTGAAAGTGATTTGGCCAAAGTGGTTTTATACAGAAGCTGATCTCCGGAGGTTTAAAGGTTCACAGCTGTagcgacaaaaaaaaaaaaaaaaaaaagttcaaagaaACTCGCAAGTGCCAAAATGCGACCTTCCCGGAGGACATGGTTCGTTAGTCTATCGCTGGGGTGTGAATAAGGCTAAATAGAGGGATAATgtgatagaaagaaaaataattagaTTCCTTTACACTTTAAAGTCTCCCTGACGACAATTATCAGTTTGATGTGATTTGTCTAATGAAGGATGCTGCTTCACCTGGGATCTTCACACCTCTCAGGCAAAGCAAGCCTGCATGTGTCTTCAGAGTGGAAGTtaacataaattaaaaaaaacccagaa
This genomic window contains:
- the msgn1 gene encoding mesogenin-1, which codes for MNLDVVTAEILSEWKCHESAFGENQESPQPTSPESQRDSVCSSPEMCYSSQHREIKDFSFTFTSREVTAPPAQRQSKPKMSTKRRMKASEREKMRMRSLAEALHQLRDYLPPDYSKRGQPLTKIQTLKYTIEYINKLADLLSRT